One uncultured Jannaschia sp. DNA segment encodes these proteins:
- a CDS encoding carboxymuconolactone decarboxylase family protein, whose product MTDSTETGRALSETLNPGMEAALDARYGHLLPGMAEGVVDFAYGRQYARPGLPLRDRFIATIAALTALGGQTRPQLKVNIAAGRRAGLSREEIAETIWQMSLYGGLPAAINGLNAALEVFAEEDA is encoded by the coding sequence ATGACCGACAGCACCGAGACCGGGCGCGCCCTCTCCGAGACCCTGAACCCCGGCATGGAGGCCGCGCTCGACGCGCGCTACGGCCACCTTCTGCCGGGGATGGCCGAGGGCGTCGTCGACTTCGCCTATGGGCGCCAATACGCCCGGCCCGGATTGCCCCTGCGCGACCGGTTCATCGCCACCATCGCCGCGCTGACGGCCCTCGGTGGACAGACCAGGCCGCAGCTCAAGGTCAACATCGCCGCCGGACGCCGCGCGGGCCTCAGCCGCGAGGAGATCGCCGAGACGATCTGGCAGATGAGCCTCTATGGCGGCCTGCCCGCGGCGATCAACGGGTTGAACGCAGCACTCGAGGTCTTCGCGGAGGAGGACGCATGA
- a CDS encoding urease accessory protein UreF gives MATATEILTLTQWLSPAYPVGAFAYSHGLEAAIAEGRVTDAAGLTDWAADVLDHGAGRADATFLAAAHHADAANIPRIDSTARAFAASVERLRETELMGAAFCEITAALWPGDLGGLTYPVALGRATRLAALPPLLAAQMALQAFVGNLAAVGMRLIPLGQTDGQRILRDLAPACARIATETAEGDLAALRSTAFLSDIASMRHETLAPRICRT, from the coding sequence ATGGCCACAGCCACTGAGATCCTTACCCTGACGCAATGGCTCTCGCCCGCCTACCCGGTCGGGGCCTTCGCCTATTCCCACGGGCTGGAAGCGGCCATCGCGGAGGGTCGCGTGACCGATGCGGCAGGGCTGACGGACTGGGCGGCCGACGTGCTCGACCACGGCGCCGGGCGCGCGGATGCGACGTTTCTGGCCGCCGCCCACCACGCCGACGCCGCCAACATCCCCCGCATTGACTCCACTGCCCGCGCCTTCGCGGCCAGCGTCGAACGCCTGCGCGAGACCGAGCTGATGGGTGCCGCCTTCTGCGAGATCACCGCCGCCCTCTGGCCCGGCGACCTCGGGGGGCTGACCTATCCGGTGGCGCTCGGGCGGGCGACGCGGCTGGCCGCCCTGCCCCCGCTTCTTGCGGCGCAGATGGCGCTCCAGGCGTTCGTGGGCAACCTCGCCGCCGTGGGGATGCGCCTGATCCCGCTGGGCCAGACCGACGGCCAGCGCATCCTTCGCGACCTGGCGCCCGCCTGCGCGCGCATCGCGACCGAGACCGCCGAGGGCGACCTCGCCGCCTTGCGCAGCACGGCCTTCCTCTCCGACATCGCATCCATGCGCCACGAAACGCTGGCCCCGAGGATCTGCCGCACATGA
- a CDS encoding urease accessory protein UreE — MADLTAKAVAAAGTWTGATDRCVLTYEDRFLRRKVLTTEGGARLLVDLAHTTSLNHGDALVLSGGGHVEIAAAPEPLLAVTGPDMVRIAWHVGNRHTPCQIEPERLLIQRDHVIADMLARIGAEAVEVIEPFTPEGGAYGHGRTHGHSH; from the coding sequence ATGGCCGACCTGACGGCAAAGGCGGTCGCGGCGGCCGGGACATGGACCGGTGCGACGGATCGCTGTGTCCTGACCTACGAGGACCGGTTCCTGCGGCGGAAGGTGCTGACGACCGAGGGCGGCGCGCGCCTCCTCGTGGACCTGGCGCACACGACATCGCTGAACCATGGCGATGCGCTGGTCCTGTCTGGCGGCGGCCATGTCGAAATCGCCGCCGCGCCCGAGCCGCTCCTCGCGGTCACCGGGCCCGACATGGTCCGCATCGCGTGGCATGTCGGCAACCGCCACACACCCTGCCAGATCGAGCCGGAGCGCCTGCTGATCCAGCGCGACCACGTCATTGCCGACATGCTGGCACGGATCGGGGCCGAGGCGGTCGAGGTGATCGAGCCCTTCACGCCCGAGGGCGGGGCCTACGGGCATGGACGGACCCATGGCCACAGCCACTGA
- the ureC gene encoding urease subunit alpha: protein MPATISRGDYAAMFGPTTGDRLRLADTDLIIEVERDLCAERAGGNAPRYGEEVKFGGGKVIRDGMGQSQATREAGAVDTVITNALIVDHTGIYKADVGLRDGRIHAIGKAGNPDTQPGVDIIIGPGTEAIAGEGRILTAGGFDSHIHFICPQQIEDALHSGLTTMLGGGTGPAHGTLATTCTPGPWHIGRMLQAADAFPMNLAFAGKGNASLPAALEEQVRGGACALKLHEDWGTTPAAIDCCLSVADAMDVQVMIHTDTLNESGFVENTVAALKGRTIHAFHTEGAGGGHAPDIIKICGDANVLPSSTNPTRPFTVNTLEEHLDMLMVCHHLDRSIPEDVAFAESRIRRETIAAEDILHDMGAFSIIASDSQAMGRVGEVIIRTWQTADKMKKQRGRLADETGENDNLRVRRYVAKYTINPAIAHGISSHIGSVEPGKRADLVLWDPAFFGVKPEMVLMGGMIVVAQMGDPNASIPTPQPVHTRPMWGAYGRAVEHSAVTFVSEAAQADGIGARLGLAKTTLAVANTRGIGKRDLILNDALPQMEVNPETYEVRADGELLTCEPATELPMAQRYFLF, encoded by the coding sequence ATGCCCGCCACCATCTCCCGCGGTGACTATGCCGCCATGTTCGGCCCCACGACCGGCGATCGGCTGCGGCTCGCCGATACCGATCTGATTATCGAGGTCGAGCGGGATCTCTGCGCCGAACGGGCGGGCGGCAATGCGCCGCGCTACGGCGAGGAGGTCAAGTTCGGCGGCGGCAAGGTGATCCGAGACGGCATGGGCCAGAGCCAGGCGACGCGGGAGGCCGGCGCGGTCGATACGGTCATCACCAACGCCCTGATCGTGGACCATACGGGCATCTACAAGGCGGATGTGGGCCTGCGCGATGGGCGCATTCATGCCATCGGCAAGGCGGGCAACCCCGACACCCAGCCCGGCGTCGACATCATCATCGGCCCCGGCACCGAGGCCATCGCGGGCGAGGGCCGCATCCTGACGGCGGGCGGGTTCGACAGCCACATCCACTTCATCTGTCCGCAGCAGATCGAGGACGCGCTCCATTCCGGCCTGACGACCATGCTGGGCGGCGGCACCGGCCCCGCGCATGGCACGCTGGCCACCACCTGCACGCCGGGGCCATGGCATATCGGCCGGATGCTGCAAGCGGCAGACGCCTTCCCGATGAACCTGGCCTTTGCGGGCAAGGGCAACGCGTCCCTGCCGGCCGCCCTCGAGGAGCAGGTGCGCGGCGGGGCCTGCGCCCTGAAGCTGCACGAGGATTGGGGCACGACGCCGGCCGCCATCGACTGCTGCCTGAGCGTGGCGGACGCGATGGACGTGCAGGTGATGATCCACACCGACACCCTGAACGAGAGCGGGTTCGTCGAGAACACGGTCGCCGCCCTGAAGGGCCGCACGATCCACGCCTTCCACACCGAGGGCGCGGGCGGCGGGCACGCCCCGGACATCATCAAGATCTGCGGCGACGCGAACGTCCTGCCCTCCTCGACCAACCCGACGCGGCCCTTCACGGTGAACACGCTCGAGGAGCATCTCGACATGCTCATGGTGTGCCACCATCTCGACCGCTCGATCCCCGAGGATGTGGCCTTCGCCGAAAGCCGCATCCGCCGCGAGACCATCGCCGCCGAAGACATCCTGCACGACATGGGGGCCTTCTCGATCATCGCCTCCGACAGTCAGGCCATGGGGCGTGTAGGCGAGGTCATCATCCGGACGTGGCAGACCGCCGACAAGATGAAGAAGCAGCGCGGGCGACTGGCGGACGAAACCGGCGAGAACGACAACCTGCGCGTGCGCCGCTACGTTGCCAAATACACCATCAACCCAGCCATCGCGCATGGAATTTCCTCGCATATCGGCTCGGTCGAGCCGGGCAAGCGCGCGGATCTGGTGCTTTGGGATCCGGCCTTCTTCGGTGTGAAACCCGAGATGGTGCTGATGGGCGGCATGATCGTCGTGGCCCAGATGGGCGATCCGAACGCCTCCATCCCGACGCCGCAGCCGGTCCACACCCGACCCATGTGGGGGGCGTATGGCCGCGCGGTCGAGCACTCGGCCGTGACCTTCGTCTCCGAGGCCGCGCAGGCCGACGGCATCGGCGCGCGCCTCGGCCTCGCCAAGACGACGCTCGCCGTCGCGAACACGCGCGGCATCGGCAAGCGCGACCTGATCCTCAACGATGCCCTGCCCCAGATGGAAGTGAACCCGGAAACCTACGAGGTCCGCGCAGACGGCGAGCTCCTGACCTGCGAGCCGGCAACCGAACTGCCGATGGCACAGCGGTATTTCCTGTTCTGA
- a CDS encoding carboxymuconolactone decarboxylase family protein, whose translation MSTVPLLSDAQLSPEAAAVFDEIRTARGTDYVNNFWRALAHDPALLRATWGRLREVMAPGALDPLVKEMLYVAVSTANGCSYCVHSHSAAARARGMTDAQYGELLAVIGMAMQTNGLVTALQVPVDDVFRADKTD comes from the coding sequence ATGAGCACGGTCCCGCTTCTGTCCGACGCGCAGCTCTCGCCCGAGGCCGCCGCCGTCTTCGACGAGATACGGACCGCGCGCGGCACCGACTACGTCAACAACTTCTGGCGCGCGCTGGCCCACGACCCGGCGCTCCTGCGCGCGACCTGGGGCCGTCTTCGCGAGGTGATGGCACCCGGCGCGCTCGACCCGCTGGTCAAGGAGATGCTCTACGTCGCCGTCTCGACGGCCAATGGCTGCAGCTATTGCGTCCACAGCCACAGCGCCGCCGCCCGCGCGCGCGGCATGACCGACGCGCAATATGGCGAGCTTCTGGCGGTGATCGGGATGGCGATGCAGACCAACGGCCTCGTCACCGCGCTGCAGGTGCCGGTCGACGACGTGTTCCGCGCAGACAAGACCGACTGA
- a CDS encoding lysozyme inhibitor LprI family protein produces MRIAPLIALATLMALPAAAQTSVDCSNRATQLDMNFCARDGWGVSDAELNRLWAEVKPLADRQGSGAALLDEQRAWLRRRDATCEGERDSYAGGSIAPLVYWQCMDRMTIARNDVLRALR; encoded by the coding sequence ATGCGCATCGCACCCTTGATCGCGCTGGCCACGCTGATGGCCCTTCCGGCCGCGGCGCAGACCTCTGTGGACTGTTCGAACCGGGCGACGCAGCTCGACATGAACTTCTGCGCCCGCGACGGCTGGGGCGTCTCGGACGCGGAGCTCAACCGGCTCTGGGCCGAGGTGAAGCCCCTCGCCGATCGCCAGGGCAGCGGGGCGGCGCTTCTGGACGAACAGCGGGCGTGGCTGCGACGGCGCGACGCCACCTGCGAGGGCGAGCGCGACAGCTATGCCGGCGGATCGATCGCGCCCCTTGTCTACTGGCAGTGCATGGACCGGATGACGATCGCCCGGAACGATGTCCTGCGGGCGCTGCGCTAG
- a CDS encoding cyclase family protein encodes MCDHCVMNAVKDRMLSRRDLFRASAAAGAVAATGGLLQGTPAMAAGHGGVVDLTHVYDAEFPTYFGEPGIATEKLFDFAESGFNLYSLTVNEHTGTHIDAPLHFSADGQAVEEIPVENLVCPLAVIDIAARAAEDPDAQVTPDDLSAWIDANGEIPEGACVAMHSGWAAKVGTEGFRNADGEGVMHFPGFHIEAAQMLMENTGARSIAVDTLSLDHGPSADFATHYAWLPTNRYGIENIAGLDQVPAAGATIVVGAPTHRGGTGGPARIFAMV; translated from the coding sequence ATGTGTGACCATTGCGTTATGAATGCGGTGAAGGACCGGATGCTGTCCCGCCGCGACCTGTTCCGGGCGAGCGCTGCGGCGGGCGCCGTCGCCGCGACCGGCGGGCTGCTGCAGGGAACGCCGGCGATGGCCGCGGGCCACGGCGGCGTGGTCGACCTGACCCATGTCTACGACGCCGAGTTCCCGACCTATTTCGGCGAACCGGGCATCGCGACCGAGAAGCTGTTCGATTTCGCCGAGAGCGGCTTCAACCTCTACAGCCTGACCGTCAACGAACACACGGGCACCCATATCGACGCGCCGCTGCACTTCTCGGCGGACGGGCAGGCCGTCGAGGAGATCCCGGTCGAAAACCTCGTCTGCCCGCTGGCCGTGATCGACATCGCCGCCCGCGCCGCCGAGGATCCGGACGCGCAGGTCACGCCGGACGACCTCTCCGCGTGGATCGACGCCAATGGCGAGATCCCCGAGGGCGCCTGCGTGGCGATGCATTCGGGCTGGGCCGCGAAGGTCGGCACCGAGGGCTTCCGCAACGCCGATGGCGAGGGCGTGATGCATTTCCCCGGCTTCCACATCGAGGCGGCACAGATGTTGATGGAGAACACGGGCGCGCGCTCGATTGCGGTTGACACGCTGTCGCTAGATCACGGACCCTCGGCCGATTTCGCGACGCATTACGCGTGGCTCCCGACCAATCGCTACGGGATCGAGAATATCGCCGGGCTTGACCAGGTGCCCGCCGCCGGTGCGACCATCGTGGTCGGCGCGCCGACCCATCGCGGCGGCACGGGCGGCCCCGCGCGCATCTTTGCGATGGTGTAG
- a CDS encoding urease subunit beta — MIPGELMPAAGEIVLNDGAEAITLMVANTGDRPVQVGSHYHFAESNPALDFDRDAARGHRLDIAAGTAVRFEPGQRREVALIPLAGARVVYGFNGRVMGALDRSIEGGKTDV, encoded by the coding sequence ATGATCCCCGGAGAATTGATGCCCGCGGCGGGCGAGATCGTCCTCAACGACGGCGCCGAGGCAATCACCCTGATGGTGGCCAACACCGGCGACCGCCCCGTGCAGGTCGGCAGCCATTACCACTTCGCGGAATCGAACCCCGCGCTGGACTTCGACCGCGACGCCGCGCGCGGCCACCGGCTCGACATCGCCGCCGGCACCGCCGTCCGGTTCGAGCCGGGCCAGCGCCGCGAGGTCGCGTTGATCCCCTTGGCCGGCGCGCGCGTGGTATATGGGTTCAACGGCCGCGTCATGGGAGCGTTGGACCGTTCCATCGAGGGAGGAAAAACCGATGTGTGA
- a CDS encoding urease subunit gamma, with translation MKLTPREKDKLLVAMAAEVARKRLARGVKLNHPEAIALITEAVVEGARDGRSVADMMQAGAQVVTRAQCMEGVPEMIHDVQVEATFPDGTKLVTVHDPIR, from the coding sequence ATGAAGCTGACCCCCCGAGAGAAAGACAAGCTGCTGGTCGCGATGGCCGCCGAGGTCGCGCGCAAGCGCCTCGCGCGCGGCGTCAAGCTGAACCACCCCGAGGCCATCGCTCTGATCACCGAGGCCGTGGTCGAGGGCGCGCGGGATGGCCGTTCGGTGGCCGACATGATGCAGGCGGGCGCGCAGGTCGTGACCCGCGCGCAATGCATGGAGGGCGTGCCCGAGATGATCCACGACGTGCAGGTCGAGGCCACCTTTCCCGACGGCACCAAGCTCGTGACCGTCCACGATCCGATCCGCTGA
- a CDS encoding urease accessory protein UreD, which produces MQTPRAARPKLRRGRQGEPDIDDLTQLLDMPAAQPRARGSVALSVRTDGAVTRLRDLRQAGSLKVMFPRSAPETKQAVIVNTAGGVTGGDRFTLNATVEQDARLVLTTQAAERAYRAQPGAPGWIRNRLSVAGGGALDWLPQETILFEGSNLERDTRIDLDADARLLFVEPLIFGRRAMGETLTDLRFRDRVDIHRDGVPLFLDAAGFDGDAEAHLDRPHIAGGARAIALIVVVAPEAETHLAPLRAMLPATAGASLIGPDLLVARILAPDGFALRAALMPILRRLSGAPLPRPWMI; this is translated from the coding sequence ATGCAGACGCCGCGCGCCGCGCGTCCCAAACTGCGCCGAGGACGGCAGGGGGAGCCCGACATCGACGACCTGACACAGCTTCTCGACATGCCCGCGGCCCAGCCCCGCGCGCGGGGCTCCGTGGCGCTGTCCGTGCGTACCGACGGGGCGGTCACGCGCCTGCGCGACCTGCGGCAGGCCGGATCGCTGAAGGTGATGTTCCCGCGCAGCGCCCCCGAGACCAAGCAGGCCGTGATCGTGAACACGGCCGGGGGAGTGACCGGCGGCGACCGCTTCACGCTGAACGCAACGGTCGAGCAGGACGCGCGGCTGGTTCTGACGACACAGGCCGCCGAGCGTGCCTACCGCGCGCAGCCGGGCGCGCCGGGCTGGATCCGCAACCGGCTGTCGGTGGCGGGCGGGGGCGCGCTCGACTGGCTGCCGCAGGAGACCATCCTCTTCGAAGGCTCGAACCTCGAACGCGACACCCGGATCGACCTCGACGCCGACGCGCGCCTCCTCTTCGTCGAGCCGCTGATCTTCGGGCGACGCGCCATGGGCGAGACGCTGACCGACCTGCGGTTTCGGGACCGCGTGGACATCCACCGGGATGGCGTGCCGCTCTTTCTGGATGCGGCCGGCTTCGACGGCGATGCCGAGGCCCATCTCGACCGGCCTCACATCGCGGGCGGCGCGCGGGCGATCGCGCTGATTGTCGTGGTCGCGCCCGAGGCCGAGACGCATCTCGCGCCGCTTCGCGCGATGCTGCCCGCGACGGCGGGGGCCAGCCTGATCGGGCCGGACCTCCTCGTGGCGCGGATCCTCGCCCCCGATGGCTTCGCCCTGCGCGCCGCCCTGATGCCGATCCTGCGCCGCCTCTCCGGCGCCCCCCTGCCCCGACCCTGGATGATCTGA
- a CDS encoding chloride channel protein, with protein sequence MRRSWTLLRETGPSRVQFWFIALVIGIASGYAAVGFMLGIELLQTTLYGTDDPHRLHSFAAGLPWWWVLILPCLGGLVVGIILTRFTPDARVRGVAEVIEASAVKEGRVERRAGLASIAASLITLSSGGSSGREGPVVHMCGMIAGWVSNRLNADGITGRDLLGCAVAAGVAASFNAPLAGALFAMEVVLRHFAVHALAPITIAAASGSVISRIHFGDVTEFALPTAGELAFYAELPAFILLGLTSGLIAFALMRSIMWTEDLASAMQDRLRIPALFRPAAAGLLLGALAIFFPHIIGVGYETTSRALSGQLIFHEAVVFAVLKVAAVSITMGGRMGGGVFSPALMVGALSGLAFGLVATAVFPDISGSETLYALAGMGAVAAGVLGAPISTTLIVFELTGDWQTGLAVMVAVSISSALSSKLVDRSFFLTQLERRGIHLAAGPQRYLLATIKVSGLMKSPDHPKAPSEDRIRRAMNDALFVAPGDTLEKAMPLFEKSGADFLAVVRLSDGDTRNVLGVLLHVDALRVFNRALAATAAEEHS encoded by the coding sequence ATCAGGCGGAGCTGGACGCTGCTGCGCGAGACGGGGCCCAGCCGGGTCCAGTTCTGGTTCATCGCCCTCGTGATCGGGATCGCCTCGGGCTATGCGGCCGTCGGGTTCATGCTGGGGATCGAGCTGCTCCAGACGACGCTTTACGGCACGGACGATCCGCACCGGCTCCACAGCTTCGCGGCCGGGCTGCCGTGGTGGTGGGTGCTGATCCTGCCGTGCCTCGGCGGCCTCGTGGTGGGCATCATCCTGACGCGCTTCACGCCCGACGCCCGCGTGCGCGGCGTGGCCGAGGTGATCGAGGCCTCGGCAGTCAAGGAAGGCCGGGTCGAGCGGCGCGCGGGGCTGGCCTCGATCGCGGCCTCGCTTATCACGCTGTCCTCGGGCGGGTCGTCGGGGCGCGAGGGGCCGGTCGTCCACATGTGCGGCATGATCGCGGGCTGGGTGTCGAACCGCCTCAACGCCGACGGCATCACCGGCCGCGACCTTCTGGGCTGCGCCGTCGCCGCCGGCGTCGCGGCCAGCTTCAACGCCCCGCTCGCCGGCGCGCTCTTCGCGATGGAGGTGGTCCTGCGCCACTTCGCGGTCCACGCGCTCGCACCGATCACCATCGCCGCCGCCTCCGGATCGGTCATCAGCCGAATCCATTTCGGCGACGTGACCGAGTTCGCGCTGCCGACGGCTGGCGAGCTCGCGTTCTACGCCGAGCTTCCCGCGTTCATCCTGCTCGGCCTGACCTCCGGCCTCATCGCCTTCGCGCTGATGCGGTCGATCATGTGGACCGAAGACCTGGCCTCGGCGATGCAGGATCGGCTGCGCATCCCGGCCCTCTTCCGCCCGGCGGCGGCGGGCCTGTTGCTGGGGGCGCTCGCGATCTTCTTTCCGCATATCATCGGCGTCGGCTACGAGACGACATCCCGCGCCCTCTCGGGCCAGCTCATCTTCCACGAGGCGGTCGTTTTCGCCGTCCTCAAGGTCGCGGCCGTCTCGATCACCATGGGCGGGCGGATGGGCGGCGGGGTCTTCTCGCCCGCGCTGATGGTCGGCGCACTCTCCGGGCTGGCCTTCGGGCTGGTGGCGACGGCGGTCTTCCCGGACATCTCGGGATCCGAGACACTCTATGCACTGGCGGGGATGGGGGCAGTCGCGGCGGGTGTCCTGGGCGCGCCGATCTCGACCACGCTGATCGTGTTCGAGCTGACCGGCGACTGGCAGACCGGCCTCGCCGTGATGGTCGCGGTCAGCATCTCCTCGGCGCTGTCGTCGAAGCTCGTGGATCGGAGCTTCTTCCTGACGCAACTGGAGCGGCGGGGCATCCACCTCGCCGCCGGGCCGCAACGCTATCTTCTGGCGACGATCAAGGTTTCGGGCCTGATGAAATCGCCCGACCACCCCAAGGCCCCGTCCGAGGACCGGATCAGGCGCGCGATGAACGACGCGCTCTTCGTGGCGCCGGGCGACACGCTGGAAAAGGCGATGCCGCTCTTCGAGAAATCGGGTGCGGATTTCCTCGCCGTGGTCCGCCTGAGCGATGGCGACACGCGCAACGTGCTGGGCGTGCTTCTGCATGTCGACGCGCTGCGCGTCTTCAACCGGGCCCTCGCCGCGACGGCCGCCGAAGAGCATTCCTGA
- a CDS encoding FAD-linked oxidase C-terminal domain-containing protein — protein MDPNAAIEELKAMLGERLSTGKSDLALHGRSETWHAEMPPDAVAYPSDTGEVAEIVRICARHGMPLIGWGTGTALEGHASAPRGGVTVDFRDMAGVIEVAERDMLVRVQPGCTRGALNAHLRATGLMFPVDPGADASLGGMASTRASGTTAVRYGTMRDHVLGLEVVLADGRVIRTGTRARKSSAGYDLTALFVGSEGTLGLITELTLRLHGQPEAIAAATCAFPDTDAAVAAVIEARQMGLTPARIEFLDRVTVRIVNAADGMGLPDAPHLLLEFHGSDGAVTEDADRFGEIAAEHGAAGFAAATRAEDRSRLWAMRHRAYHTILATRPGATAIVTDVCVPISALAAAIARAEAEIAESPLDGPILGHVGDGNYHAILMVDRDDPSEVATAKRLSDAMVAHALELGGTATGEHGVGLGKLHLMQAEHGDAWDVMSMVKRALDPKGLMNPGKLVRQN, from the coding sequence ATGGACCCGAACGCGGCGATCGAAGAGTTGAAGGCGATGCTAGGCGAACGCCTCTCGACGGGAAAGAGCGATCTGGCGCTCCATGGCCGATCCGAGACGTGGCACGCCGAGATGCCGCCCGATGCCGTCGCCTATCCGTCCGACACGGGCGAGGTGGCCGAGATCGTCCGCATCTGCGCCCGCCACGGGATGCCGCTGATCGGCTGGGGCACGGGCACGGCGCTCGAAGGTCACGCCTCGGCGCCGCGCGGCGGCGTGACGGTCGATTTCCGCGACATGGCCGGCGTGATCGAGGTGGCCGAGCGCGACATGCTGGTTCGCGTCCAGCCCGGCTGCACGCGCGGCGCGCTGAACGCGCATCTGCGCGCAACGGGGCTGATGTTTCCGGTCGATCCGGGTGCCGACGCCTCGCTCGGCGGCATGGCCTCGACCCGCGCCTCGGGGACGACGGCCGTGCGCTACGGGACGATGCGCGATCACGTGCTGGGCCTCGAGGTCGTGCTGGCCGACGGGCGGGTGATCCGCACGGGGACGCGGGCGCGCAAATCCTCGGCCGGGTATGATCTGACCGCGCTCTTCGTCGGGTCCGAGGGCACGCTGGGCCTCATCACCGAGCTTACCTTGCGCCTCCATGGCCAGCCCGAGGCGATCGCCGCCGCGACCTGCGCCTTTCCGGACACCGACGCCGCCGTCGCCGCCGTGATCGAGGCGCGCCAGATGGGGCTGACGCCCGCGCGGATCGAATTCCTTGACCGGGTGACCGTCCGCATCGTCAACGCCGCAGACGGGATGGGCCTCCCGGACGCGCCGCATCTGTTGCTGGAATTCCACGGCAGCGACGGCGCGGTCACCGAGGACGCGGACCGCTTCGGCGAGATCGCGGCCGAGCATGGCGCCGCGGGGTTCGCCGCCGCGACCCGCGCCGAAGACCGCTCGCGCCTCTGGGCGATGCGGCACCGCGCCTATCACACGATCCTCGCGACCCGCCCTGGTGCCACCGCCATCGTCACCGATGTCTGCGTCCCGATCTCGGCGCTGGCCGCCGCAATCGCGCGCGCCGAGGCCGAGATCGCGGAGAGCCCGCTCGACGGCCCGATCCTCGGTCATGTGGGCGACGGGAATTACCACGCGATCCTGATGGTCGACCGCGACGACCCGTCCGAGGTCGCGACGGCCAAGCGGCTGTCGGACGCGATGGTCGCCCATGCGCTGGAGCTGGGCGGGACGGCGACGGGCGAGCATGGCGTCGGCCTCGGCAAACTGCACCTGATGCAGGCCGAGCACGGCGACGCCTGGGACGTGATGTCGATGGTCAAGCGGGCGCTGGACCCCAAGGGCCTGATGAACCCCGGCAAGCTCGTCCGGCAAAACTGA
- a CDS encoding DUF427 domain-containing protein: MTEINVTPADGVWTVRSDDGVIVESRNAKLLTEGSLGFVVYFPREDIAMALFERSEKTSTCPHKGAANYYDYVGQSGRIRDVAWTYEDVTNPDAKAVEGHIAFYDTKVTVERV, translated from the coding sequence ATGACCGAGATCAACGTCACGCCGGCCGACGGCGTCTGGACGGTCCGTTCCGATGACGGCGTCATCGTCGAAAGCCGCAACGCCAAGCTCCTGACCGAGGGATCGCTGGGGTTCGTCGTCTACTTCCCGCGCGAGGATATCGCGATGGCGCTGTTCGAGCGGTCCGAGAAGACATCGACCTGCCCGCACAAGGGCGCGGCGAATTACTACGACTATGTCGGGCAGTCGGGGCGCATCCGCGACGTGGCCTGGACCTACGAGGACGTCACCAACCCCGACGCCAAGGCGGTCGAGGGGCATATCGCGTTCTACGACACCAAGGTCACCGTCGAGCGGGTCTGA